Proteins from a genomic interval of Medicago truncatula cultivar Jemalong A17 chromosome 3, MtrunA17r5.0-ANR, whole genome shotgun sequence:
- the LOC11422990 gene encoding uncharacterized protein isoform X2, protein MFDLPRYLFITVAVGDDSHYTLQIERTGNRYKVVNFQSVFRYVVNGKLVLKKRNGNGKDIGVESIVLKEKCRFWRDFSYIWSWECGLKIRKKGDDRNSRSLLIYSNIDYRCFIEAYACREGPERPLMTH, encoded by the exons ATGTTTGATCTTCCTCGATATCTCTTCATCACTGTTGCAGTGGGTGATGATTCCCATTACACGcttcaaat TGAAAGAACTGGAAATAGATATAAGGTCGTAAACTTCCAAAGTGTATTTCGTTACGTGGTGAATGGCAAGTTGGTGCTTAAGAAAAg GAATGGTAATGGGAAAGACATTGGTGTGGAGAGTATAGTGCTGAAGGAAAA GTGTAGGTTTTGGCGTGATTTCAGTTACATATGGAGCTGGGAATGTGGCTTGAAGATCCGGAAGAAAGGGGATGACCGAAACAGCAGGTCCTTGCTTATTTATTCAAATATTGATTATAGATGTTTCATAGAAGCCTATGCATGTAGAGAAGGTCCTGAAAGACCTTTAATGACTCATTAG
- the LOC11422990 gene encoding uncharacterized protein isoform X1, which translates to MNTYNPSPVMFDLPRYLFITVAVGDDSHYTLQIERTGNRYKVVNFQSVFRYVVNGKLVLKKRNGNGKDIGVESIVLKEKCRFWRDFSYIWSWECGLKIRKKGDDRNSRSLLIYSNIDYRCFIEAYACREGPERPLMTH; encoded by the exons ATGAACACTTACAATCC TTCACCGGTTATGTTTGATCTTCCTCGATATCTCTTCATCACTGTTGCAGTGGGTGATGATTCCCATTACACGcttcaaat TGAAAGAACTGGAAATAGATATAAGGTCGTAAACTTCCAAAGTGTATTTCGTTACGTGGTGAATGGCAAGTTGGTGCTTAAGAAAAg GAATGGTAATGGGAAAGACATTGGTGTGGAGAGTATAGTGCTGAAGGAAAA GTGTAGGTTTTGGCGTGATTTCAGTTACATATGGAGCTGGGAATGTGGCTTGAAGATCCGGAAGAAAGGGGATGACCGAAACAGCAGGTCCTTGCTTATTTATTCAAATATTGATTATAGATGTTTCATAGAAGCCTATGCATGTAGAGAAGGTCCTGAAAGACCTTTAATGACTCATTAG
- the LOC11422990 gene encoding uncharacterized protein isoform X3 codes for MNTYNPSPVMFDLPRYLFITVAVGDDSHYTLQIERTGNRYKVVNFQSVFRYVVNGKLVLKKRNGNGKDIGVESIVLKV; via the exons ATGAACACTTACAATCC TTCACCGGTTATGTTTGATCTTCCTCGATATCTCTTCATCACTGTTGCAGTGGGTGATGATTCCCATTACACGcttcaaat TGAAAGAACTGGAAATAGATATAAGGTCGTAAACTTCCAAAGTGTATTTCGTTACGTGGTGAATGGCAAGTTGGTGCTTAAGAAAAg GAATGGTAATGGGAAAGACATTGGTGTGGAGAGTATAGTGCTGAAG GTGTAG
- the LOC11422409 gene encoding photosystem I reaction center subunit V, chloroplastic, which yields MAASASSMISTHALTTTIQKHKTHNLKPSSLSFQGFNPLTRSTKVNTFTPSKKRFSSLVVKAELNPSLVISLSTGLSLFLGRFVFFNFQRENVAKQGLPEQNGVTHFEAGDKRAKEYVSLLKSNDPVGFNLVDVLAWGSLGHIVAYYILATSSNGYDPSFFG from the coding sequence atggcagCTTCAGCCTCATCCATGATATCAACTCATGCATTAACAACCACCattcaaaaacacaaaactcaCAATCTCAAGCCATCAAGCTTATCCTTCCAAGGTTTCAACCCTCTCACAAGGTCAACAAAAGTCAACACATTCACACCAAGCAAAAAGAGATTTTCAAGTCTTGTTGTCAAAGCTGAACTCAACCCTTCACTTGTGATAAGCTTAAGCACTGGTCTTTCATTGTTTTTAGGAAGGTTTGTGTTTTTCAACTTCCAAAGAGAAAATGTAGCCAAACAAGGTTTACCTGAGCAAAATGGTGTGACACACTTTGAAGCTGGTGACAAACGTGCTAAGGAATATGTTAGCTTGCTTAAATCCAATGATCCTGTTGGTTTTAACCTTGTTGATGTTTTGGCTTGGGGTTCTTTAGGTCATATTGTTGCTTACTATATCTTGGCTACTTCTAGCAATGGTTATGATCCTAGTTTCTTTGGTTAA